One Xiphias gladius isolate SHS-SW01 ecotype Sanya breed wild chromosome 13, ASM1685928v1, whole genome shotgun sequence genomic window carries:
- the trak2 gene encoding trafficking kinesin-binding protein 2 isoform X4, which yields MTKTYNDIEVVTHLLAERDRDLELAARIGQSLLQRNHLLQERNEALEEQLAQALDQVHQLQHELSKKDELLRMVASASEESETDSSMSTPLQQPQPPMGCTAAAALSQLECLQSKLQELEEENLALRSEACQLKRDTITYEEKEQQLVSDCVKELRESNSQMVSLTDELSQKNEELLRHQEEIAQLLSQIVELQHRVKELALEKEELRIHLQASKDAQRQLTAELNELTERNAECVEMLHESQEEIKELRSKNTPSAGMRRHLSYGLYPMDSLAAEIEGTMRRELSVEEETAFQDQRISQKRVFQTVRSVNASASRAASATPPIPGSGQSSLVMTAQPFQSTQGEEVRMGQPGSPGGNDLTRALHRLSLRRQNFLSERQFFQAEREKKLQSLSGADGEGSNCSSPMGSVLSSFSNLSELSISSSVFKTFLPEKLQIVKPMEGSLTLHHWQQLAKPHLATILDPHPGIVTKGFRPLAQDAVYRLSDMEEDEEDEEYRGTVVLEKGAAERGKEEEDEEEEEGGITFKVRYTSTPEERKDRKHTVSPLPVQPLSPTVPTSSSSAGSDLCTTPAPHHVSETSSLSSQPIPRASTATVQPQSQNCTSASTTASSSVQNPGKCQSSTFSTYTFTTCRILHPSDITQVTPSFQSSLLANTPSSMRTGPSTPVTPCRLSLGDSFPPRRPLVPTSSLAKLVLERGISAQVSTDTPPSSPRPTPRQPLFRFLPNTPPNSPSHSPAPSPVPTESRQHPADNFLASRPAELFLQDVYGLNLGRAPHPDLPSPSQETPALVPSGRARPEPVNVSLVERLRRLGFTKVLHGSESEASVLRQDSATFVSAGGGSLLDGLRRNQSLPAMIGARAGKSAGNPTPPLHPTSLALPPPPWGNPKERRRQLASVSHVPSSSAKR from the exons ATGACCAAAACATACAATGACATCGAAGTGGTCACACACCTTTTGGCTGAG CGGGACAGAGACTTGGAGCTGGCAGCTCGGATTGGTCAGTCCCTCCTGCAGAGaaaccatctgctgcaggaacGCAATGAGGCCTTAGAGGAGCAGCTAGCACAGGCCCTGGACCAG GTTCATCAGCTGCAGCATGAACTCAGTAAGAAGGATGAGTTGCTGCGGATGGTTGCCAGCGCCTCAGAAGAGAGTGAGACCGACTCCAGCATGTCCACCCCCCTACAGCAGCCTCAGCCGCCAATGGGATGCACTGCCGCCGCTGCACTCAGTCAGCTGGAGTGTCTGCAGAGCAAactgcaggagctggaggaggagaacctGGCACTGAGGTCTGAG GCATGTCAACTGAAGAGAGATACTATCACCTatgaggagaaggagcagcagctaGTTAGCGACTGTGTCAAGGAGCTCC GTGAGTCCAACAGCCAGATGGTGTCCCTGACAGATGAACTATCTCAGAAGAACGAGGAGCTGCTCAGGCACCAGGAGGAAATTGCTCAGCTGCTCTCCCAGATAGTGGAGCTGCAACACAGAGTGaaggag CTGGCTTTGGAGAAAGAGGAGCTGAGGATCCACCTGCAGGCCTCCAAAGATGCTCAGAGACAGCTCACAGCAGAG CTGAACGAGTTGACAGAGAGGAATGCCGAGTGTGTAGAGATGCTCCATGAGTCTCAGGAGGAGATCAAAGAACTGCGCAGTAAAAACACTCCTTCTGCTGGGATGCGGAGGCACCTTTCCTATGGCCTCTACCCCATG GACTCCCTGGCAGCAGAGATCGAGGGCACCATGAGGAGAGAGCTGAGTGTAGAAGAAGAGACAGCCTTTCAGGACCAAAG AATATCCCAGAAGCGAGTCTTCCAGACAGTCCGCTCCGTCAACGCCTCGGCATCGCGGGCAGCTTCAGCCACCCCTCCAATCCCCGGCTCAGGACAGAGCTCTCTAGTGATGACTGCACAGCCGTTCCAGTCCACTCAGGG GGAGGAGGTGCGAATGGGCCAGCCTGGCTCTCCTGGTGGCAACGACCTCACCAGAGCCCTCCACCGCCTGTCGCTGCGACGGCAGAACTTCCTGTCTGAGCGACAGTTCTTCCAGGCGGAGCGCGAGAAGAAGCTGCAGTCCCTGTCAGGGGCAGACGGAGAGGGCAGCAACTGCAGCTCACCGATGGGCAGCgtgctctcctctttctccaacCTGTCAGAGCTCTCCATCAGCTCCAGTGTTTTCAAGACCTTCCTGCCTGAGAAACTTCAGATTGTCAAACCCATGGAAG GCTCACTGACACTCCATCACTGGCAGCAGCTGGCCAAACCCCACCTGGCCACCATCCTGGACCCACACCCAGGGATAGTGACCAAGGGTTTCCGGCCACTGGCTCAGGATGCTGTCTACCGCCTGTCTGAcatggaggaggatgaagaggatgaggagtACAGAGGGACTGTTGTCCTTGAGAAGGGGGCGGCAGAGCGGGgtaaggaagaggaggatgaggaagaggaagaaggcgGGATCACCTTCAAGGTGCGCTACACATCTAcgccagaggagaggaaggacagaaagCATACGGTGTCACCTCTCCCTGTCCAACCTCTCTCCCCAACCGTGCCCACATCTTCCTCCTCGGCCGGATCAGACCTCTGTACGACACCTGCACCTCATCATGTCTCTGAGACCTCCAGTCTATCATCTCAGCCCATTCCAAGAGCTTCTACAGCAACGGTCCAACCACAGAGTCAAAATTGCACGTCAGCATCAACAACAGCATCTTCCTCTG TCCAAAATCCAGGAAAGTGCCAGAGCTCCACCTTCTCCACCTACACCTTCACGACCTGCCGCATCCTGCACCCCAGCGACATCACACAGGTCACCCCAAG ctttcagTCATCTCTCTTGGCCAACACACCCAGCTCCATGAGGACAGGTCCCAGTACCCCTGTGACTCCCTGCAGACTGAGCCTGGGTGACTCCTTTCCCCCTCGGCGCCCCCTAGTGCCCACCAGCAGCCTGGCCAAGCTGGTCCTGGAGAGGGGCATTTCTGCACAGGTGTCCACTGACACCCCACCTTCATCCCCAAGACCCACACCCCGGCAGCCCCTCTTCCGTTTCCTCCCAAACACACCCCCGAACTCTCCCTCCCACTCACCTGCTCCCTCTCCTGTGCCCACGGAGTCCCGCCAGCACCCAGCCGACAATTTCCTAGCCTCGCGGCCGGCAGAGCTTTTTCTCCAGGACGTTTATGGGCTGAATCTGGGCCGCGCCCCACATCCCGACCTACCGAGCCCCTCCCAGGAAACCCCAGCCCTTGTCCCTTCAGGCCGAGCCAGGCCTGAGCCAGTCAATGTCAGCCTGGTGGAGAGGCTGCGGCGGCTAGGATTCACTAAGGTGCTCCACGGTTCGGAGTCTGAGGCTTCAGTGCTGCGCCAGGATTCTGCCACTTTTGTGTCGGCAGGCGGAGGGAGCCTACTGGACGGCCTGAGGCGCAACCAGAGCCTCCCGGCCATGATTGGTGCTAGAGCAGGAAAGTCAGCCGGTAACCCCACACCTCCTCTTCACCCCACCTCCCTGGCCCTCCCCCCACCACCGTGGGGAAACCCTAAAGAGCGGCGCCGGCAACTCGCCTCCGTCTCCCATGTCCCGTCAAGTTCAGCCAAGCgttga